TGTACGTGAGGACTTTCTACTATTAGAGTCTGATCTACTCTACGACATAGCGGGTCTGAAAAATCTGCTGGCGGATACGCGCAGTGATGTAATTCTATCGAGCGGTGCTACTCACTCTAATGATGAAGTTTATATAGAGATGGATGAAGAAGGTCACCTCATTGCGATGTCCAAGCAGATCGAACTTTTAGGCCGAGTGGATGCTGAACTTGTAGGGATATCCAAGGTGTCCTTGGATACATATCAGCGAATGTGCCGACTGGTAGAGGCTGAATTTCATAATCACTTGAAATGGGATTATGAACAAGCGTTGGTGGAGGTAGGCAAGAAAAAGCCCATTGCCGTAAAAAAAATCGAAAAATTTACTTGGTGCGAAATTGATACAGAAGAACATTTACAGCGTGCCAAAGAAGTGATCTATCCGAAATTGAAGCAGCCAGCAGCACATTTATCATTACCCATCAAAAGAAATATTCTTCTTAATCCTGGACCAGCAACAACAACCGATACCGTAAAGCTGGCGCAAATTGTGCCGGATATTTGTCCGAGAGAACAGGAATTTGGAGACCTAATGGAATGGATAGCTGAACAGCTTACTGTATTCGTTGCGCCAAAGAGTGAGTATGATACTGTTCTATTTTCAGGGTCGGGCACGGCTGCAGTAGAGTCAGTAATTAGCTCAGTGATCGGGGAAGGCAAATTGCTGATTCTCAGTAATGGAGCTTATGGAGAGCGAATGGCTGAAATTGCACAAGTCTATCATATTGATTACGAAGTTTTGGAGAGTTCATCTGTGCTACCTTTATCCCTGGATGCTGTTGAAGCATCGATTATAAGGAATAAAAATAAGCTTACTCATGTAGCGGTTGTTCATAATGAAACGACTAGCGGTATTTTAAACGACATTGATGCTATCGGAAAGCTGTGCGCTCTGCATGAAGTGGACCTGATTGTCGACGCGATGAGTTCATATGGGGCGATACCAATTAATATGAAAGCTAGTAACCTTTCTTTTCTTATATCAAGTTCAAATAAGAACCTGCAGGGAATGGCGGGGATTAGCTTTATCGTTGCATGTAAAGAAAAACTCCAGAAGATTAAGGAGTATAGCCCAAAATCATATTATCTGGATTTGTACAAGCAATATGAGTATTTCCAGCGTACCCATCAGCTGCGATTTACGCCACCAGTTCAAACGTTTTATGCGTTAGAACAAGCCATCATAGAGACGCAAAATGAGGGAATTGAGCAGCGGTATCGACGCTATACGGAGTCGTGGCAGACCCTGATTAAAGGTCTGGATCACCTTCAGCTTCAATATTTGGTACCAATACAGTATCATTCTAGAATTATTACCTCCATCAAGGAGCCAACATCTAGAAACTACGAATTCGGTGCTATGCACGACTATTTGTACAACAACGGTTTTACGATTTATCCGGGTAAAATCGGTCAAACTGCCTCTTTCAGGGTGGCTAATATAGGGGCAATTACTTACCAAGATATTGAACGTTTCTTGAAGTCCATGGAAGAGTATCTGTCCATGTAATTGACAGATTGTCATATGAAGTGCGACACATGCCGGAAATCAATAAAGAAATGGCCCGTGGTTAGCCTTGTCCATTGAGTTACTGCCGATCGCAGTAAAGAGTTTGCCTGAGTACTTCGGATTAGCTCTTCTTCACAGTTTCATATTGCTGATGATGTAGAGTAGAACTTAGACTCTGTATATCTGGCGTTCCTGAAGAAGATATTACAGCGCTAGCTATTGTAATAGAAGCCATCAAAGATGAAATGCAGCCATAGACTGTACTCATATGGACAGAGAAGTCTCCTGTAATTCCGTGCTTTATAGGGAACTTAAATCAATTTTAGTAGGTTCTCAAACAAAAAACACGCCCACAAGTGGCGTGTTTTTGTAATGATGAGTCTCTCCAACCCAATCCCTCTAAACCCTTACTTCCAAAGCTCGTCCGCAATCTCTTTAATGAAGGCAAGCTTTTTCCATTGCTGTTCTTCCGTCAAAATATTGCCCTCTTCTGTGGAAGCAAAGCCGCATTGCGGGCTGAGGCAGATGTGATTGATATCGACAAATTGAGTTGCTTCCTTGATGCGGTTAATGACGGTCTGCTTGTCTTCCAGCTCTCCCGTTTTGGAGGAAACGAGGCCCAGTACGACCTGCTGATCTCTCAGATGCTTGAGCGGAGTGAAATCGCCTGCACGGTCGGTATCGAATTCGAGATAGTAGCCATCAATGTTGTCGATGCCGAACAGGGTTTCGGCAACAGGCTCGTAGCCGCCTGAGGAAGCCCAGGTGGAATGGTAGTTACCACGGCACACATGAGTCGTAACGACCAAGTCAGCCGGGAGATCGTTCACGGTTTCCTGATTCACGCGGGCGAACAGCTTTTTGGTTTCTTCTATATTCTCACCCGCGTGCTGTCTGGCTTCCCAATAGTTTTTATCGCAGAGCATGCCCCATGTGCAATCATCCAGTTGCAGGCTGCGGCAGCCTTCATTATATAGCGCCTGGATCACGGACTTGTAAGCTTTGGCGATATCCGTTACCAGCTCATCCAGATTGCTGTAGTAAGTATCTGTCGTTTCTTTATTCTCTCCACGCAGCAGCTCGGCCAGAAATTGTGCCGGTGCAGGGATCGTTTGGCGGGCAATGGCATCCTCACCTGCAACTTGCTTCAGAAATTTGAAATCTGCAATAAAAGGGTGACAGGAATGTCCAATTTTACCGGACAGGCGTGCGGTTTCCGCTCTGGTTTCCACGCCTTGAAACTGGTAGCCATTGGAGATCTGTACCTTTTCCACGCCGTCCAGGCCCCACATAAAATCAAGATGCCACCAGGAGCGTCTGAATTCGCCGTCTGTCACGGCTTTCAGCCCTACCGATTTTTGTTTTTCTACCAGCTTGATAATTTCGTTGTCCTCAATCTTTCTCAGCTCATCCGCAGAAATTCCGTTATTTTGAAATTGAATTCTGGCGTCTTTAATCGCTTGCGGGCGCAGAAAACTGCCGACCATATCATGTCTGAAAGGGGTCACTTTACGTTGGGATGCATTGTCAAGGATGCTGCTCATTTGGGTTATCTCCTTTTTACTTCTGTAGTGAAGTTCTTGCAAGAAAGATAACATACATTTTCAGCTATAAGGTAACTCCAATAAACTATAGCTAGTTATAGCCTAAAGCTATACCCCACCTTTTATTCCCCTATGGCCTCATGCAGGGCTTCTACATAAACGGTAGCCAGCTTGGAGAGCGCAACATTTTTATGACAAATCCATCCCACATTAATAGACTCATCGCATTCCAAAGGCACGGAAATAATCTCGTTACCATTCAAATCCGCACTGATGACCCCGGTAGAAATGGTATAGCCGTTCAAGCCAATCAGCAGGTTAAAGAGGGTCGCCCGGTCGTTGACACGGATGCTTTTGGGGTGCGACAACGTGCTGAGAATTTCCTCGGAAAAGTGAAAGGAATTATACTCCCCTTGCTCAAAGGACAAATACGGATAGGGTCGAAGCTGATCGATGGTTACCATGGATTGCCGGGATAACGGATTTTTGCTGCTGATAAAAATATGCGGCTTCGCCGTAAACAGGCTGTTAAATTGCAGGTTCGCATCTTTTAGCAGTTTGTGAATGACCTTGGCGTTAAATTCGTTCAGATATAAGATTCCGATCTCACTGCGCAAGCTTTTGACATCCTGTATGATTTCATGAGTCTTCGTCTCCCGCAAAGCCAGCTCATATTCATCCTGTCCATACTGATTCACCAGGTTAACGAATGCATTTACGGCAAAAGCATAATGCTGTGAGGACACGGCAAAATGCTGTGGTGAAGGCTTGGCATCCAGATAGCGGTTTTCCAGCAGCTCCGCCTGCTCAACCACCTGGCGCGCATATCCGAGGAATTCCACGCCTTCCTTGGACAAAGAAATCCCTTTATTGGTACGCTCAAAAATGGTGATATGAATTTCTTCCTCCAGATCCCGAATCGCGTTCGACAGGCTGGGCTGGGAAATAAACAACCGTTTTGCCGCCTCATTCATGGAGCCACGATTGGCAACCTCGATCACGTATTTTAATTGTTGTAAGGTCAATGCTTGATGTCCTCTCGATTTGTGTTTTCTCTATTATATAATACATAATCATACTTTCGGAAAAGGAATAATGGATGTTTGAATGAACTTTAATTAACGAATTTCGCCATTCGTGGCAATCAGCTTTTGATACCAATAGAAGCTTTGTTTACGAATACGACGCAAATCTTTGAGATCAAACTCTTCCCGATCAACATAGATAAACCCGTAACGCTTACTGGAGCCTTGATGAGTACTGACAAGATCAATCGCAGACCACGGACAGAAACCAAATACTTCTACGCCATCTGTAATAGCCAATTGAATCTGCTCGATATGTTTCTTGAAAAAGTCAATACGATAAGGATCATTTACTACATCGCCTTCTTCAAGCTTGTCAAAAGCCCCCAAGCCATTCTCTGTCACGATTAAAGGCAAATGGTAGCGAGAATAGATTTGGCGTAACGTGGATCTAAAACCGACCGGATCAATCTCCCATCCAAATTCCGTCTTTTGCAGGTTAGGGTTCACGGAACCTCGGTATGCCCCTGGTTCACCCACAATTTCATGCTGATCTCCTGTATGTGAAAAATCATTTCCGTCATCTAAACTTTCTCCTACGGTTTGAGAGGTATAGTAATTAAATGCGATAAAGTCCGGGTTCCCCTTCGCCAAAATTTCCATATCCCCTTCCTCAATGACAGGGTCATATCCTTTCTCGATCAAATAACTCCACGCAATGTGATTGTAGCGGCCAAATACGGCCATATCCAGGTAAAGCCAGTTACGAATGGCAGCATAGTTGTCCGCCGCCAGTGTATCTTCCGGTTTGGAACTAGCCGGATAAATGACCCCGATATTCGGCGCTGGTCCAATTTTCGCGTCAGGCAGCATGTCATGGCACAATACCATGGCTCTAGCTTGCGCTACCAGCATATGATGATTTTGTTGGTACAGTACCTTCTGAGGATTTTCCAGACTTGTATCTAATGTGCCAATAGAACCGGGATGGAGGATCAACATATTCTGCTCATTAATGGTTAGCCAATATTTCACCCTGTCCCCAAAGTTCTCAAACAACGTTTTGGCATACTGCTCGAAGGCATCAATGGTCTCCCTGTTCGACCATCCGCCTCGTTCTTCAAGAGCATAGGGAAGATCAAAATGATACATGGTAACAATCGGTTCAATACCGTATTTAAACAGTTCGTCTATTAAGGATCTGTAGAATGCAATTCCCTTTTGATTAACTTCACCTGCGCCTTGCGGATAAATTCGTGTCCATGCAATCGAGAACCGATACGCCTTAAAGCCCATTTCAGCCATCAAAGCTACGTCTTCTTTGAACATATGGTAATGATCACTTGTTACCTTAAAATCAGTGACCCCTTCCACGTGATTGGCCATGTCAATGACCGATGGGCCTTTTCCATCTTCGTTCCATGCGCCCTCCACTTGATAAGCGGAAGTCGAACCTCCCCAGAAAAAGTTTTCGGGAAATGCTTTCAATTGGTGATGTTTCATAATATAGTCCCTCCAGTTGTCGTTACACAACTAATGTTAACAATACTTCATTTTTCTGAATTTGCTCCTGATCTATCTCAAAAATATCCACTTTATTTTTCGTCAGTGTGACGATGACAGGTGTGACGATTTCGTATCCTGCTTCTATAATCTGCTCCATATCGAATTGGATCAGCAGGTCCCCTTGTTTTACGATATCTCCCTCTTGAACTACCGGATTAAAATACTTGCCTTTCAGGGCTACAGTATTAATTCCAACATGAATCAATATCTCTGTGCCCGCATGGGTAGTCAAGCCTATGGCGTGTCCTGTGGGAAACAGTGAAGTTACAACTCCGTCTATCGGCGCTACGACCTCACCGACAGACGGTTCAATGGCTAAACCTTTTCCCATAGCACCTGTAGAAAATGCAGAATCGTTAACTTGTCTCAGCGGTGCAATCTTGCCTGTGATGGGGCTGTATATGGTTTCTTTCTTGAGGTCAACAGCCTTGCTTGCTGTAACAACTGGCACAGATTCTTCTACTTTTGTGGAGTCAACCGTTTTCGAATTCTCTCTTCTCCCCTTGCTTTCATACCCAAAAGTAAGGGCCAGTACCGTTGCCACCGTAAATGAGCACGCAATTGCAATAACGTAAACCAAGGTTGGCGTATAAACTGGAATAGCAAAAATGTTGTGAAAAACATAAGCTGTCATTTTTACTCCAAAATGTCCATTAATTGCTCCGCCTGCAGCCCCTGCGATAATAACAATCGGTATAGCACGTTTAAAACGAAGCACCAGACCATAGATGATTGGCTCTGTCACACCAGCCAGCAACCCTGTAATACTCGCCGAACCCGCAAGGGTTCTAAGCGTTTTATCTTTTTTCGCCTTCAGGAAAAAACCGAATGCGACACCAATTTGAGCAAATACGGCGGCGGCGGCCATCGCCTCAATCGGATCACCGCCAATGCCGATATTGTGAATCGAGATCGGTGCAAAACCCCAGTGAAGTCCGAAGACGACCATAAACATCATAAAACCGCCAAGAACTATCCCTGACAAAATGCCGCTTACACCAATTAACCATGTCACCCCTGACGAAATCCAATCGCCCACCGTTGTACCGAAGGGTCCGAATGCGATCGCAGATAGCGGAACCATAATCATCAAAGCCAGCATCGGAACTAAAAACAGCTGTAAATCCTTAAAAATAATCTTCTTCAAAAGCTTATCCACAAAGGCATATATGCTAATAGATATGAAGATCGGAAAAACGCTGGACGAATAATTCATCATGACGACCGGTATTCCCAGAAATGATACATCAGAACCTTTGTCCATCAGCCCCGTAAAATTGGGTTCCATCAGGGCTGCACCAATAACACCAGCTACGTAAGGGTTCGCCTTCAGCTTTATACCGAGCGTGATCCCGAGCAAAATCGGCAAGAAGTAAAATACAGCATTCCCCGCAGCGGACAGGATCAGGTAGGTATCACTTGTCGCAGACATCCACCCCAGCAAGGTCAGAACAGTCAGGAGTGCTTTCAGCATACCCGAGCCTGCCATCGCCGAAATCAGCGGGGAGAAACTGCCGGAAATAACTTCAAAGATCGTAGATACAACCGACGTCTTCTTCCCACTTGATTCACTAGTTGCTTGGGTATCCGATCCAAAATCCCTGTTTTTCATGATCTCCGTATATACATAGGCAACGTGACTCCCAATAACCACTTGAAATTGTCCCCCGCTTTCGACAACGGTAATAATGCCTTCATGCTTCTCCAGTTCCTCTCTTTCGGCCTTTCTTGAATCTTTCAGGTCAAATCTGAGACGTGTAGCACAATGGACAAGCCCATTGATATTTTCTTCACCTCCGACAAGACGTACGATATCATCGCTCATTTTCTTATAATCCATGTTCATTCTCCTTTTGGTCAGATTGCCTGAAAACAAAAAAATACCTAAACGAAAGGCCAGTAAGATCAAAGAAAATGATCACTGCCATTCATTTAGGTATCGCCTGCTTAACCAGTAACAATCCTTATATTTAAGTTGTGAGCCTACTATAAATCACTCTGAAATCGTTTGCAAGCGTTTTTTTCTATGAACTAGCCATATCTTTTCTAGTGGTTACACGTTGTATATGAATCGTCAGATACACTTTTTCGTCAATCGACATTGCACTTTCATGCTTCAATTCCAAATACTGATTAATTAAATGAGTACACTGAAAAGCCTGCGCATACTTATCTTTAACCTGCTCATACAAAAAGTTGTCACCCGAAGCCCGTTGATCTTGTTCATTACTCAGCAATCTTTGTGCAAAGTATTGCAAATGAGTAATAAACCGGGAATAGTTACATGAAGTTTCATCCAGCTCCAGCTCATAGTAATCGGTTACGATATTAAAGATATCATCAATGATCTCTGTAATTTCAACCGTTTGTTTCATTCCTTGACCGTCTTGTCTTGCATTTACAAAATGCATGGCAATAAAGCTCGCTTCATGCTCATCCATTTGAATGCCAAATTGAGCATCAATGATATCCAGCGCGCCCATCCCAATCATAAATTCTTTTTTGTAAAATTTTTTAATTTGCCACAAAAGCGAATTTTTAACACCGACTGACTTTCTATAGCGGGATATGGCGAATTGAATATGGTCAATCAGAGAGATATAAATGTTATCACTAAAGATATCTCCCATTTCTTGTTTCGCGTTTCCCACAATTTCATCCGCTACTTTCAAATACGCTACAGATGTTTCTCCAATGAGATCAATTAATTTTTGCGGAATCTTATCTGATTTTAGCACAAAGGTTTTTTCTATTTTTTCCACATCGACTCTCTGACCATTTTTCTTTTTAAAGCCCAGACCATTTCCGATGACAACAAATTCATGGCCTACCTGATTCTCGGCCCGAATGACATTGTTGTTAAATATTTGCCGGATGATCATCTATCTGCTCACCTCGTTAATTAATGAAAAAGTTCATAGTAACAAAAAAAACCCAAATAACGACTAAATAAATTAGTCATTATTTGGGTATCGCCTGCCGACCAGTAACAATCCCGAAGAACACTAGCTCTTCACTCAATTACCTTTATTATACAGCTTTCATGCGAGAATAACAATACAATCATACCAAAAAACCGCTAAACATCTCGATTTACGAGTGTTTAGCGGTTTTGTGTTTAAGATGATTATGAAGATGTCATGCCGGTTATTTCGCTGCGAGCGTTTTTTTCCACAGTCCCAGAATGAACGCGGATATCACGGAGCCAATTGCCACTGCAAGCAAGAACAGCAGGGCATGATTGGCAAGAGCTGCTACAAAGATACCGCCATGCGGAGCTGGAAGATTGATTTGCCAGAACTGCGTCAGACCACCAGCAATCGCTGAACCTACGATACAAGAGGTTAGCACGCGCAGCGGGTCAGCAGCTGCGAACGGAATGGCACCTTCTGTAATAAAGGACAAACCGAGTACATAATTCGTTAAACCGGACTTGCGCTCTTGCTCGGTAAATTTATTTTTGAAGAACGTCGTAGCAAGTGCGATTGCCAGCGGAGGTACCATACCGCCCGCCATAACAGCAGCCATCATAGCCCCGTTTGTGTTGCCACTGGAAGTAAAGACACCGATCGAAAATGCGTAAGCCGCTTTGTTGAAAGGTCCGCCCATGTCAATCGCCATCATTCCACCCAAAATGAGACCCAGAATGACTGCATTACCTGTACCCAAATTGTTCAGAACATTGACAAGCCATGTATTAATTCCGCCAAAAATCGGATCGAACAGATAGAACACAATCGCGCCAGCAATAAGGAGCCCAAATACCGGGTATAACAAGATTGGTTTTAAGCCTTCCAGCGCTTTTGGCAGACCTGCCAAAGCCTTGCGCAGGAAGATAACCACATAACCAGCCAGGAAACCTGCTGCCAGACCGCCAAGGAAGCCTGCATTCGAGTTAACGGCCATCAGACCGCCAACCATACCTGGCATCAGTGCCGGACGATCCCCTATACTCATCGCGATAAACCCGGCCAGTATCGGAATCAGGAAGTGGAACGCACCTGTTCCGCCACCAATCGTTTGCAGCAGCTTGACGATCGGATTTTCTGCTCCCAATACCTGTTCGAACAGGAAGGAAATCGCCAGCAAAATCCCGCCGCCTACAACAAACGGCAGCATATGAGAGATACCGTTCATTAGATCCTTGTAAATTTTACTGCCGACACTGGTCTTTTCTTCTTTCGTTTCCTGTGCGTTCCCCTTGCCTTCACTACGGTAGATTGGAGCATCGCCGTTGAGCGCTTTGCGGATCAGCTCTTCAGGTTTACGAATACCGTCACTTACCGGTCTTTGCAATACAGGCTTACCGTCAAATCTGGCCATTTCAACCTTTTTGTCAGCAGCAACGATTACACCTTTGGCACGACGAATTTCATCCGCTGTCAGTACGTTTTGCGCACCTTCTGAGCCATTCGTTTCTACCCGGATGTTTACACCCATCTCTGTCGCTTTCTTAATGAGAGCGTCTTCAGCCATAAACGTATGCGCAATACCTGTAGGGCAGGCGGTCACTGCAACCACAAACTCGTCTGAATTCGGGTTACCCACGATAACATCCGGCGTTTTCTGTGCTTTGGCAGCCTCTTTCTTCGCCTCTTTTGCTTCTTTAGCTGCTTCTTCTTCCGCTTGCTTGGCATCAAACAGCTCCGACACTTCGTCCGGTGTTTGCGTTTTCATCAACTTGTCGATGAAATCGGTATCAATTAGCAGCCGGGAAAGAGCTGCGAGTGTACGAAGATGTGTATTAGCTGCACCCTCTGGAGCTGCAATCATGAAAAACACTTTTGCAGACTCTCCATCCAGCGATTCGAAATCTACGCCTTTACTGCTCTTGGCGAAAACCACGGTCGCTTCATTCACAGCTTTGGTCTTGGCATGCGGCATCGCAATGCCGCCACCAATGCCTGTGCTCGATTCTGCTTCGCGTTTGTAAATCATTTCCTTGAACAATGCCCGGTCATTTATGCGGCCACTTGCTTCGAGACTGGCGATGAGTTCCTCAATCGCCCCGTCTTTTGTCGTAGCCTGCAAATCCATGATCATCGTTTCTTTAATCATCAGGTCTGTTATTCTCATTTTTCACACTCTCCTAAGTTCGGTCAGCGTGTAGACACACGCATAATAAGCTCATGGTGTAGCGGGATTACCAAGTTGAAATCGTGACTTGCGGCCGTAATTGTTCAATTTTCTCTCTAGTAGCCAGATCATCGGAGAACGCGGTTGCGCTTCCGGATGCCACTCCTGTACGGAATGCCTCGATCGGATCGCCAAACAGAGCCAGCGTACCCACGAATCCAGCAATCATTGAATCACCTGCGCCTACAGAATTTTTAACCGTTCCTGCTGGTACATTTGCGTGATACACTTCATCTGCCGTAATGAACAATGCCCCTTCTCCTGCCATGGAAATCAGTACATTTTTTGCACCTGCTTCCAGCAGCTTACGGCCGTAAGTGACGATCTCCTCCTTTGAATGAATAGTTACGCCAAACAACTCAGCCAGCTCATGGTGATTCGGCTTGACGAGCAGCGGCTTATGAACCAGTGCCTTCATCAGCGCCTCACCTGTGGTGTCGATGACGAATTCAGCCCCGGTTTGCTGGCATACACGAATCAACCGACTATAGAAGTCTCCTCCAAGTGACGGCGGGATACTTCCCGACAAGACGACAATGTCATTTTTCTGGAGACCCGACAGCTTCTGAACCAACGCATTCGCCTCATGCTCATGAATCGCAGGTCCCAAGCCGTTAATTTCCGTTTCATCGCCATGCTTGAGCTTTATGTTGATCCGCGTATCGTCTTCGATGACTACAAAATCAGTTTTAATGGATTCTTCCCGCAATGTATCATCGATAAACCTGCCTGTGAATCCGCCGAGAAAGCCAATCGCCGTGCTGTCTGCTCCCAATTGGTTCAGTATCCGGGATACATTAATTCCCTTGCCACCCGGCAATTTTAAATCTCGTTTCATCCGGTTCAAATCACCAAGCTTCAAGTCGTCAACTTCCACGATATAATCAATAGAAGGGTTCAGTGTTACTGTATATATCATTGTTATCCCTCGATTATCTTAGTTTTCTGAGCAATGGATCGGCGTGAGCGTTCAGGCACCGATTCGGTAATAAGGATAGCTTCCTTGAGTTCAAACAGTTTGGCGAAGGTAACCTCTCCGATTTTACTGGAATCCGCCAACACATAGGTTTTGCCGGACAGCTGGTGGGCTCGCCGCTTAATCAGGGCCTCTTCAGGATCAGGGGTGGTATACCCCATTTCTACATCTACCCCGTTCGTTCCGAGAAAGCACTTGTCGAATCGAAAATTGTCCAAATTCTGCAGGGCAATACTCCCGATTACGGCTTTGGTATGAGTTTTCATCATCCCTCCCAGTAGATAGCTTCTGATCCGCTTGCTTACCAGTGCCTCTACGTGGGATAGCCCATTCGTCACAACCGTCACGTCTTTAGCTTCAATGTAAGGAATCATCGCCATCGTTGTTGTTCCCGCATCCAGATAAATACATTCGCCATCCAAAATTTCTTTGGCTGCCATACGGGCGACTACATTTTTTTGTTGAACGTTTTTGAATGTTTTTTCATCCATGCCAGGTTCCTGGCTTTTTTGATTCAGCAAGGTTGCCCCACCATGAATCCGCTTTAGCAACTGACGGCCTTCAAGATCTATCAAATCACGCCGAATCGTTGACTCAGAAGCTCCCAACAAATCAGCTAATTCCTGCAATTTTACAACACCACATTCTTGTAAGCGCTGTATTATCAACTTGTATCTTTCTTCCGTCAGCATCTTCATTCCTCCAACTGTTCATATCGTACCACAAACTCTACAAAAAACAATCATTTTTATTCATAAAACTTCAAAAAACTTCATTTCAACTTCTTTTTTTTACAAAATGGTGAATTCCTGCTCCTATCATCATGGTTGCGTTTACATTGTAAGGAAAGGATAGCCATTTTTATGTAAATCCATTCTTTTTACATAAGGATTCAGCCATAAACGTTCAGAAACATTCTGAAAATGAACCAGCCCCATTTTACCACGATTTAAAAGCTGTTGTGGATTCCAATGACCAAACCATCCTATCCTTTGCTCCCTACGGTCCTATGTCTATATGTAAAATGGATTCATACGAGTGTTTTTGGATAGTAAAAGACCCTGGCCGTCAGGCCAGAGCCGATTAAATCTCGTCCTATTTGGAATGATCCGTGCATGTGCGGAAGCTTTGGACTACTCAGCACTGATACCGTCCATCCAGTTAAAGAGCTCATCCAAGTCATAGTCTCCTCTGTGTGGCACGCCCCAAGCTAGCGCGAAGTCAACGTTCAGGCGGCTGTTCACCAGATCCGCCGCCAAGATGGTTGGAATGGCCAAGGACGTATCACTGTCCATAGTGCCGAAGCGGATTCGCCAGTTACTAGCATTGGTAGCCCCCTCTTTACCGATGTAGTTCATAGGGTTCATCATCTTTATGATGTCCGCGTCGGCAAGGGTGCCGTTTACTTTGCTATTCGTCACGCCATACTGAGTAAAATGTTGTCCTTTGGTGGTTGCAGTGCCAAAAAGATCGTTCTCACCATTGCTTAGGTCCAATCCATCGAAGGCCGAAGGGGTCTTTATTCTGCCCATGTAGCCCTTATAGAAGTGATGGGTGATTTTAACTCATGACTGATATTCGTAATATAATATCTGCGTACATTTTCCAACAGCTTCATTTCTTTTACATACGATGACAAAAAATAGCCGATCACAATCGTTCCCAATAAAAGAGTGGCTGTAAACACCAAATAAAACCCGTTTAGTACAGCTTGGAATTCACTGCTTGGCTCCAACAAAAATACTACGCCGGTCGCTTTTCCGTTACGGACAATCGAAGTACCAACCACTACAGATTTACTTGGCAAGCCGCTAATATTTTTGAATTCAGCCCATTTTTTTTCGATTAATACTTGTGGGATATACTCCGTAAGCGCATTTTTAAATACTTCTGGATCAATGTCGAACAGAACAGGCCCTTTTTCTTCTTCTGTTTCAATTTCATTGCCATTAAGGTCATAAGCTTTCAAAATAAATGGATCAGCCTTTCTTGA
This DNA window, taken from Paenibacillus kribbensis, encodes the following:
- the licT gene encoding BglG family transcription antiterminator LicT — encoded protein: MIIRQIFNNNVIRAENQVGHEFVVIGNGLGFKKKNGQRVDVEKIEKTFVLKSDKIPQKLIDLIGETSVAYLKVADEIVGNAKQEMGDIFSDNIYISLIDHIQFAISRYRKSVGVKNSLLWQIKKFYKKEFMIGMGALDIIDAQFGIQMDEHEASFIAMHFVNARQDGQGMKQTVEITEIIDDIFNIVTDYYELELDETSCNYSRFITHLQYFAQRLLSNEQDQRASGDNFLYEQVKDKYAQAFQCTHLINQYLELKHESAMSIDEKVYLTIHIQRVTTRKDMASS
- the pfkB gene encoding 1-phosphofructokinase, with the translated sequence MIYTVTLNPSIDYIVEVDDLKLGDLNRMKRDLKLPGGKGINVSRILNQLGADSTAIGFLGGFTGRFIDDTLREESIKTDFVVIEDDTRINIKLKHGDETEINGLGPAIHEHEANALVQKLSGLQKNDIVVLSGSIPPSLGGDFYSRLIRVCQQTGAEFVIDTTGEALMKALVHKPLLVKPNHHELAELFGVTIHSKEEIVTYGRKLLEAGAKNVLISMAGEGALFITADEVYHANVPAGTVKNSVGAGDSMIAGFVGTLALFGDPIEAFRTGVASGSATAFSDDLATREKIEQLRPQVTISTW
- a CDS encoding beta-glucoside-specific PTS transporter subunit IIABC; translation: MDYKKMSDDIVRLVGGEENINGLVHCATRLRFDLKDSRKAEREELEKHEGIITVVESGGQFQVVIGSHVAYVYTEIMKNRDFGSDTQATSESSGKKTSVVSTIFEVISGSFSPLISAMAGSGMLKALLTVLTLLGWMSATSDTYLILSAAGNAVFYFLPILLGITLGIKLKANPYVAGVIGAALMEPNFTGLMDKGSDVSFLGIPVVMMNYSSSVFPIFISISIYAFVDKLLKKIIFKDLQLFLVPMLALMIMVPLSAIAFGPFGTTVGDWISSGVTWLIGVSGILSGIVLGGFMMFMVVFGLHWGFAPISIHNIGIGGDPIEAMAAAAVFAQIGVAFGFFLKAKKDKTLRTLAGSASITGLLAGVTEPIIYGLVLRFKRAIPIVIIAGAAGGAINGHFGVKMTAYVFHNIFAIPVYTPTLVYVIAIACSFTVATVLALTFGYESKGRRENSKTVDSTKVEESVPVVTASKAVDLKKETIYSPITGKIAPLRQVNDSAFSTGAMGKGLAIEPSVGEVVAPIDGVVTSLFPTGHAIGLTTHAGTEILIHVGINTVALKGKYFNPVVQEGDIVKQGDLLIQFDMEQIIEAGYEIVTPVIVTLTKNKVDIFEIDQEQIQKNEVLLTLVV
- a CDS encoding PTS fructose transporter subunit IIABC; this encodes MRITDLMIKETMIMDLQATTKDGAIEELIASLEASGRINDRALFKEMIYKREAESSTGIGGGIAMPHAKTKAVNEATVVFAKSSKGVDFESLDGESAKVFFMIAAPEGAANTHLRTLAALSRLLIDTDFIDKLMKTQTPDEVSELFDAKQAEEEAAKEAKEAKKEAAKAQKTPDVIVGNPNSDEFVVAVTACPTGIAHTFMAEDALIKKATEMGVNIRVETNGSEGAQNVLTADEIRRAKGVIVAADKKVEMARFDGKPVLQRPVSDGIRKPEELIRKALNGDAPIYRSEGKGNAQETKEEKTSVGSKIYKDLMNGISHMLPFVVGGGILLAISFLFEQVLGAENPIVKLLQTIGGGTGAFHFLIPILAGFIAMSIGDRPALMPGMVGGLMAVNSNAGFLGGLAAGFLAGYVVIFLRKALAGLPKALEGLKPILLYPVFGLLIAGAIVFYLFDPIFGGINTWLVNVLNNLGTGNAVILGLILGGMMAIDMGGPFNKAAYAFSIGVFTSSGNTNGAMMAAVMAGGMVPPLAIALATTFFKNKFTEQERKSGLTNYVLGLSFITEGAIPFAAADPLRVLTSCIVGSAIAGGLTQFWQINLPAPHGGIFVAALANHALLFLLAVAIGSVISAFILGLWKKTLAAK